The Dermacentor variabilis isolate Ectoservices chromosome 4, ASM5094787v1, whole genome shotgun sequence genome contains the following window.
atacattacatggcagggtatgttgctcgaaagtttctgaagtgttatgactgcatgtcttgcaaggcctttcttatggaaacccccaatacggaaagtagaaactctgagttcactgtgacatgcgacaagggagggttgttatatccttcgctggagcttttcagggcagtgaagaagttggaggacatcttcactgtgttcttcagccgagagaaactctgcagtgacagcatagtggatgtaatgttgctagtgaaggagaacttcggctatgccttaggctgcagccagcactaagatgcgctcacaacagagttgaccaagttctatgtgctgaccaggctgcacttctatgtaaaatggatcaaccaatcgcgacaggaacggcgtaaaaagaaattgcacgcgaagataagccgttcctcatagtcCCTGTCTCGTAGCAgcatgcactttgagaaaggagtagctgcccatctttcGTACCAATAAAGAGTTTGTGGCTACgacgagttctctttattttgctgtgttacgaaatttcgctatccctggtgaccactacgaccgcataatagtggcatcaccataggattaactccctagctttcagtggatatatgctttcgtaaacaaaatcgcagttaaaggaataaaacctcatcatatctggcttctgttccgaatgtgttagtacaCGCGCCGCAATTGTTTGGCACACTTGAACTTGTGCATGCAATTGGGTCCTGACCTGTACAAAAattgttaatggcaaatgaattaagcaatttacccattcacatattCACCTCTTCTACGGTGTacgcgagcttttagtttagaaatcagtcgcatcgttgtgcggccgttagcctgcactcgttgggtcggctttatttccaagcaagcttgaagaacgtccgtctttccacctttctctgcgccttgtcttGACAataatgaatagaatttattgataggaaagacagagaggtcgacctgagctagtgcgctctagtcttaATTTTAgaggaagttttcagaaaacatgctacggagctgcgcgctttcttttttcggcgtgacaCCAAGCGCACGCGGCTTTCTCTACGTTGAAAATGCTCAGTTTCGCATTCCGTAAagcccatgctctagtggcgccatctggcggcgtcgacgtgagatgccacacccgaaggctctccctgaccccactacccccttctagttcactataactAAAATAAGAACGttggcatggaggaaggaaactgaggagaggccctaccccctccgtgcgctaggagaaaagtgtggaggaaatgtgCGTAGTAGGATCTCCcttttttttgctgattttttatttctttgctgtagcggccacgcctttcgggccacaatggcggctttgttattgttctgtgcgcgcacacgtgttgctccgtaggtttcgtaccgtggcaaaggcgccgtgcgggcaggtttgcgttggtctccgtgttttgttgcgctgcgttatctggaccgtgctctacggGATGTTGCGGTGGCCAGGTGGGagaggaggaactaaagttcgtgaaatgaacgcgcatgctacgctgtacgcaatgtaccgcgccatggcAACGGCAActgacgaaggaatatccgcgggaaatttcgccttctttggcggaatcatgctaacgtgctaacgattgttgagtattgctgcggagcgcgcgcggcCAAGCAgtacggttgcgcgcagcgcggcgtggtgtCGTGAGAGATGTagacaagagaggagagctggcccgataggcgcaGCAACGCTGTgaacaacgccaacttccggcttcactagcttcacaaagagtgacgtcagggcctctccttagtttccttcctccgtggccagtagcgtacgctggtacgcgcaGTGTTTAAATTaccctgccggctatgcggcatgcgtcaatgccttggctgccgcgtagctggtgcgttctaattgccaggagaccacaGTGtatctactgacgcccatacaaacaagtcacaagtgagtgaacagaacgtgcgactttattggcagaagacaagcagtgtacattctcgtgcaatagcagaaataaaatttgcatgtcgagatacgctggaatcattgacgcgagctcgtaaacggctcaccgtcgtcatCACACATTGCGGTCTGGTAACAAGCGACAACCcgcggcgcaagcagattggacagtgtcccacttgtttgcagcggcagtcgccgttaaagatgagcaacttgcatcgCGATGCTATCGggtgatgcaggcatctgctgccgcagccaacccagcgacatggactacccggaaGTTTAGCGTTGACCCCTtgccaacctgcacgtttcttttctttcggggaccgctaatgtgtggctcataCTAGGTGtgccacattgtctcaatatggacaagtcgttttcgtgggcatcaccttcatcagccacttttgctgGCTTTTCCACCCATGtagctatcaacttcatacacgtcggaccatgtaagcacgtatgctggtctccgttcgtgcttaatcgcagcgGAGAAAGGCCACAGGTGCCATtttcccatggctgcagcaggaaagagtAAACGGGGAGCAtgaatcacggtgtgtgtaaattgggagtctatgtcgctgcgCGCACTGCaagagcaaatgcttacttcgagagactgcttcctagtgcaactgaccaggccgccatattcgaaaaacataacacAGCGAGCGTAACCAAGTGAGATAATAGCAAAATTAAACAACAATCAatcaccgcatgaggttcagacaatacattatacattggctacgaaccatatggcaacactgagcattcacatacacgggtctcttaggatacattcagccgcctacttacaggcataatgcttgcctttgtcgcatgtggtggtctggtaacgagcgacaactaGCGGTACAAacattggacagagcgtcgcacctgtttgaaccgacagttgccgttgaagatgaacaacttccattgcgaagcaatcaggtgacgcaggcatctgctgccgcaaccaacacagtgacatggactacccggcattttagtgCTAACTCCTTTCCAAACTGCACGcttattttctttcgagggccgctaatgtgtggctcacagttggtgtcccactttgtctcaatatggacaagtcgctttcgtgggcatcaccttcgacagccatttttgcgggcctttctGCCCATAcagctatcaacttcatacacttcgaaccgtgtgagcacatatgctggtctccgttttgagcaaatcatggccaaGGTAGGctacaagcacaatttgcccatggctgcagcaggaaaaaacgaacggggagcaccagttacggtgtgtgtatactgggagtctatgccgctgtgcggactgcaggagcaaatgcttacctctaGAGACTGCTTACCactgcaactgaccaggcccccacatccgagaaacgtaaaacggctaccacaaccaagtggggcagcaaaaccagattgtgcaatcaatcacttcagtgtagcttgcacaaagaCTCAGGCTATCGatgaagaagagcaatcatcaaggAGACTAGGAATacggaaaatgagaaagcttgcattcaagaggccAAAAACATCAAGTAATATATTCCATAGCAAACGGTGCATAGGTTAATTCAAGACACATGTCGatgttgcatcagctatttcagtagaggaattgtgcatgacaacatacactaaaaggtactgctacagatatgttatgctactagacagtgactggcgGTATTAattatcagcgaagaatcggttgacctttatgtttggatgaatATGAGTGATCTCTAACGAGAAtaggcaatgaaaaagcttgcatatatagaagaaaaattacccttggcacaaatggaattgacatggccgggaagctgattaagggcaaactgacggaacgcttttggccagcgtcgtctttgcttggtcagaagttgcaggtgcatctgaagacgaagagcTTCTAGAAAGTCCTTTCTGAGTTATCTGGATGACTCAACCAAATGttcgtgctggtggaatggtggctgaagctcttttcagtcttgacataGTCCtctgtagacttgatatctcatccaaaatcttctgcatgcgcttctttgttcgtggtgtaaaagccttgcaaatttggctccagccccttcctgttggtgtagataggagctcctgtgatgaccaagatgtgcttggcataaactctgttggggcagaacggtgacacatgagatacagcacagattagccaaactgatgtgtgttttcttttatgttcgaccCAATCATACTGAACCATAagtatgaacaaacattcatatttgCTGCAAACAGCAAACCAATACAaaatatatcaagcatatttatttctgaaccatgtgttgtttaccttgtagtagcagccaacgtTCACACAATGGctttgttgtagcaggcagcagcttctgtttagtgcatgGAACATGTTGCTTTACACTGGTGCCATCCTcgttactgcatgtctggaacagaaattttgactgaatcagaaattgaaaaagcacaattttgcaatataaaaTGCAAAAAGGCGTGACATATATGTTGTAATGGTTTACGTCTACAGAACAGATGCAAATGTACattgtctgttctagggtgcctaaacagcatgttaaataaatattgctattgtccacaaaattgatgtctgcttaagcttaagtattattaagatcacaaataagAACGTACATTTCTGCGTTCATTTATACGCAGAGTAAATGCATGAAAGTGATGAAGCTATTAGAACAGATGCATAATTTACttcacgaacgtgatgcaccgcttcgctactgcaaaaataaatgccctacggtaaaccaaactgaacagcaagaacatttggaaccaacaagtacgaaatatgggtgaattatcatgcttgcaactgtttaatacattaaattctgtactttcacttcattttaccaaaggattattctgttttgtggacgaaagaagttgccggcggactcgaaaaaaagttttatatgtatattgataaggctactcagtcacctatgaccacggctacaataagatgaaaaaagAGACGCGCGTtgcgatatcgctctttctttcctgattgtgtgtgcataacgacagcctcgcaagtaaaggtttatttaggaaacagcaactgagatcctgactgcccatatgtaatgcaggatctagttcgttaacttgtccccgcctgtaagttaatgagacggatattatatactgattcaagcagcggtgttaaacgactcaccgttattgcgttgtcagccgcagcagaatccagctcccgtttcgatgcagacgtgttccgaatggctcacgaccgatacCTAACTTACGGGCTtgcatgtccgcttgcaaacacgtcacttcaccccaagttaaataacgcgagacatcgaagctcAATAAACTAGGTTTAGAAACAACGAAGCAACCAGCCTGAGTGTCCGAAGAATGAATACGTGCCGCCGTGCagtcgaaaataccggtaaaaattttaaatccaggccagaggtcacatgaaagatcgatgatgctgaacgctatttgcgtttatatgacgaagaaacaataaacttaccaacaaagagtacaatatctaattagcaatgataacattgccctcttttttatgtaataaaaatgcttcggtaaaTATAAGAGAAAGTTTGTGAGACAAAAGTGCGCTTATTACGGCGCTTCTAgcgggaaatgttggaactaacttaagcatcccgaagtgattctactatgctggttttgttagcagcggcgcgcggtctattttttcgccctctgtggccatttgttgaacttgagagtgtgctacccctgAGAACGGTGCTCGCTCGGACCCACGACGCGTGCCCGAACCCGCCTACGCTTCGCAGCCTTCGCGACAGGTGGCGTTGTCAGCGTTTTGCGCATTGCGTGTACCGCAGTCACACGCTAAAGCACATTATATGCTTAGTCTTAGTTCAAAGCAATGgcttttttttaccttttgcaAAGCAGCGATCTCAGTATCCGTGGTTTCCATGTCGGTGGCCATAGCAGACGACGCCGACCGTCGGAGCGGCGTTTAAGACTTCATAGAGGAGTCTATTTTCCCAGAACAGCTCTATAACGTATAGCACACTCAGTTACGAAGTCATAGCAGTATTCTACTGATTGCGTGGAAGTGAAATACGATACTGATAAAAAATAGACGACGCGAAAGCGGCTGCGGGTTGAGCAAGAGAGGGCTGGCGGAGCAATCCAGTTCTTTCTCGTCACACGGATGACTCCACATGGCGGCGCCACGGTATGTTCTCGCCCCCATAGATCGCCCCCGATGTTACTGATAATGATGCAAGGTTATGTTATTGTCTTATACGGAAACGCTTcatgatgacggtgatgatggCTTATTACGCATAATTTTTCGCCAGGGTTCCTTTCATCAGGACTTATGAGGTAGCGGAGTCAGCTTACTGAGCGATATTACTAGCTGCGACTGTCCccttattaaaaaaagaaaacatcaaacGCCACAATGAAAACGTAATGTAGCATCATCCTACATATTCAAGAAGAGGACGTGCTATCATGCAAAAGACGACGAAAGCGAAGAAAAAGCGTTCACTTTGCGACGACGATGTCTCGTCCCTGCCGCAACTTGATTGCGAAAGAATTCATGGCCACGACCGACTGCGTGGTCCGAACGGCGGACGGCGGTGAGTTCCCAGCGCACCGTGCGCTGCTCGCAGCGACCAGCGGTTACTTCCGGGCCGCGTTCAGCGGTGCCTCCAGGGACGTGATGCTGGACGGTGTGTCGGCACTCGTGTTCGAGGAACTGCTCTACTTCCTCTACACAGACAGCGTGAGTTGCCTCAACCTATAAGCCGTTGCACTGAGCAGTGGCTCCGAGCGGATGTGTAATTTAAGCTGGTGGAGgatcggggaaggggggggggagggcaggagTCGGGACTTTTCACTGGCGCAAGCTATTCTTGTTTTGTGGAACTAAGGCTCAATTTTCTTTAATGGAGCAGGGTCGGGACTATGTTCAGGACGAGTGCTTTCACCTGCAATGAAACCTGTGGGAGTGCTTGCCCTGCCTTCGCAAAAAATTTAATCAAATGCTGCGGCGTTACGCGCCAAAACCGTGGGACAATTATGAGGCCCGCAGCAATGGGGGACTTGTGAATAAATACGAGCACACTGAGtgctctaacgtgcacctaaatctaggggCACGAGCGCCTTTGTAGTTCGCTCCCGTCGAAACACTGCATCCGCggccggaatcgaacccacaatcTCGAGCTCGCCGATGCGACGGCGGGtaagaaaatttggaggacgcttaagcgtcgcctttaaaagtggaacgcgatcgcattcaaaaattcctgactgcttctgacgcttcccggaaactgcagcgtATGTCACCTGTGGTATTAACCGAAGGTGGAAGTCAGGCTCCAGCCGTCCCGATGTAAAAAGCCGTTTATTCAACGTATATaaccatatacatatatatatatataatgaagaacagaagcgccccctggggaataaagaactcAAATGAATAACGAAGCTAAATacaacatactccctcccttataTTTAGTGATTAGTTCTTAGTAAGTATTAGTAAGGAAAACCCCAAGGCATGCACACTGTACTTATTTAGACACATTTGCAGACTATGTACGCAACGTCAGACCGCCAACTAGTCAGTCTGATAATCTTGGAGCCAGGCCTGTGGCCGGCGCTTTCGGGTCGGCCGCTTTGGACGTCGCACTGGCGACGATGGCGGCGGGCTCGTAGACTGCTGCTGCAGTATGCCAGGAGACCGCGCCTGCGTCCTGGGAGAAGCCGGCTGTAGCACGGTAGGCTGCCGCACATCAGGGGaccgcggctgcggcgtggcGGACTGCAGCGCATCAGGAAGCTGCGGCGTGGCGGGCTGCAGCGCATCAGGAGACCGCACTTCAGTTTGAGCAGGCGGCTGAAGAGCTAACGGAGCTTTCTGCATCGGTCGAAGCAATTTCATTGCGGCAGCGTCGTAAACCATCTCATCTTCGTCGCCAATGTGGCATTGACCGAAGGTGGAAGTCGGGTTCCAGTCGTCCCGATGTAAAAAGCCGTTTATTCAACATATACAACCATATATACATAATatgaagaacagaagcgccccctggggaataaCGTACtcaaatgaataacgaaactaaATACAGCATAACCGTAGGTGGTGGTGAAACTTTACTATTACAGAaatcgttgcgcggtttattcctgggtggttccctctgagagggctccactggcgatcgcggctcgccgggcctggtcgagggtcgccattTGGCTTCCCAGGCctagttcggagagtctcgcctccaaagaccacgtagtgagtgtgtgtgctgGGACTCGTGGCGAAATGCGTCGACCGGATGGTCCGTGTATTCGTGTGTTATgcgcgcgagtgtcgctgtgtggttgttACACCAGGGGCATGTCCGGGATGTATATCTGTCTGGTGAAACGGcttgtagacgagacaagtgtgggtatgtgtttgtttgcaggcggcgccagtccccagtctggagtttattgagagctttgtagGGGGAAGCATACTGTGTTCTCTCGAGACGTTGGTCTTgcagtatttgttgacttgtggttaataactcgtgagtcgctcgtcggtctgtcgggggctgaagaacgacGTGGTCTGTCGCTCGGCTAGCGAGAAATCGAGCTGCGCAGTCAGCCTCTTCGTTGCCCGCAGGCCTTCATGCCCGcagcaccagacgataccgtggatACATTCTAGTGAGcggcccaggattcgaatggcttgcatagggagtgttccattcatgtataaacgacacgccgcttgtgagtccgtaaggacgcgggcAGATCTtcacttgctctcggcgtcgcaaAGTGCGAGAgtgatcgctgctgcttctgctgctgtgcTGCATGTGGCGTGGATGGAGGCAGAgactaccaggttcccctgattgacgacGGCGATTGTGTATTTCCTCTCGTGACggggcgacgagggatacgggctagcgtccgtgtagtatgtatctgggtctctgaaacagcgtttgtgcaacatgcgggcacacGCTCCTCtcctctcttgattgtgggtgaGGGGCATGTTCTTGGGCATAGGGTCTACTACGATGTTCTCTCTAATTTGGTTAGGTAGGAGTTGTTTCTTCTTCGCAGTGCAggggtgtcagcgggtaccctagccgttgaagaaggtgcctTCCCTGTTGTGTCTTGTTGAGTCGCTCCCTCTGCGTTATGAGCGTGGCGCTTGCTAGCTcatcaaaggtgttgtatactcctagcgctagtaatttatTTGTGTTTGTGCTTGACGGTAACTGTAAGACCGTGTTGTACGCCGTTCTTAAAGAGTGTCCATGCGCTCGGTCTCGCTTTCGCGCTTGACTTGGCGCGGGAGTGCGTACGTGatacggctgatgacgagggcttgtaccagccTTAAAGTTACGTCCTTTGTGAAACCAGCTTTTCTGCGCGCTACTCTGGGGATGAGTGATGCgatgcttcttataacgtgatttaatttctatGAGGCTGCCTTTATACCGTTGTTCCACTGGACGTGCATACCTAGCAGGCGTGttgtcgggacgcgctttataggcTGCCCGGCAATCTCAAGATGTATTGGCAGGGCTCGATGTTTCTTAGCTTGCTTGGGCCGGTgttgaaggtactccgacttgttTGGGGGCACATCTCATTTCTGCAGCGGTTAGCTATGACTCGATGTGTTCGATAGCTGTCagtaatgtgttttctctgtcgctgtatgaacccttggttgcctatagggtgatatcgtcggcatagaaggcccATCCGAGTTTTGGGATGCTTTACAGTTGTAATGCATtttttctaagtccgatgttgaagaggaaaggagacattattgatccttgcggagtacccttctgcggtagatcgTATATAGTTTAGCTCGCCTTTGTGTCCGTCGGTTGGATTAAGCAGTCCGCACCGTCTCCAGATGGGTCTGTCCGGGTTTGGGTACACTTCGGTGGCCTTTTTCCCTGCAGATCATGCAGACTTGGAGCGTGGGTCTAAATGAGTAGCAGCGGAGTTCACCTCCCTAGTAGTACACAAATCGTTGAAGATGGGGCCCATTAAAGGTCAGCGCTGCACTTTGAGTGGCACCGATCGTCGTGGCTGTAAAGATTTCCACGCCTTGTGCTCTCACTCTGAGATGGGCCATGAGGGTTTTGGTGGTCGCGTGCAAGGATGTTCCATGTACCACTCCCCTAAGGGTGCCTTGTCCTTGGGCGGTGTATGCGCGCACTGCGTGACTTCTGCTGCTAAGTGTTTAGGTGTGGATGTGTGTGCTTTTCCGGCGACCTCTTCGTACTGGGTCGATAGGATGGCTATGCTGGATCCCGGGTTGGTTCTCGGAATAAATTTGTCATCCGTGAACTCGTTCTTGCGAGCGTCGAAGATCGCTCGTGCGAGTCAATGAGCGAGCACGTTTCTTAATGGTAGTCCTTGATTTGGACGAATGAATATTTTGTAGTCATTTTTAGGAAGCGGTGGAGGTCTAGCGACTCTCCGCGTTGTTGCTAATGTCTTTGTGGTGGTTGCGGGGCCACCACCGCGTCGCCTCTACAAGACTTCTCGCTTGCGTTGCTTTTGTGTTCGGACTCATTGGCAGGAAACATCTCTCACGGTGTCATGGTACAGGGCTGCTTGGCTCACCGGCTTGGTAGTCTGGTCCATGCGTTCTTCTTCGGGTCCTCCGAAGTTGTATGCAGGAGTTCGACGATCGTAGTCGCTTCGTTCACCACGGTTAGGCCAAGTGCCGTCGCGGGAATCCCCGTCGGCGAGGCGAGCGGCTGCCGCCGCCGGTTAGCGTTAGCGGCTCACCCGTGGTGACGAAACTTCCAAGAATCCTCCTGGGGTCCTCGGTGTCGGATTTCCACGCGGGTAGTGTCGATACGGCTCTTAGAATGTTAGAAAGTTGGTGAAAGCGTTTAAAGGCGTTTTCTGTAGAAAACGCCATCGAAAACTCGCGAGACTGCGGAGCCCGATGCGAGCCCGTGTTGACTCGACGCGAcgcctatgtaaccgtaatgtctaccgggaaacgctcgtggCGAACgctctcgagttaatcgcgcgggcaccgaatcgatgacaaAACTGGCGTTCACACCTCAGGAGATGCCGAAAAATACCGTCATCCAAAAGGAgtaaaaaaggcagcaaaatgttgaccaccgaatagctgtgaagtctcaacattgatttggcagcACTTTAGGATGTGTGTGAGGATTGATGGCGTGGGCTGGGAGGGGGGTATGCCGCTTATTTTCGGGGAGGCCCaggctccccctccccccccccccccttgattaCCTGCCTGCTTCAAAActggtccagcccatatcaccctgctgagcttcatttgtagtcttcccgtgagcgcccaatgctaGGAGTTCCGCTGATCTTTTGTTGCCATCGAGtccgattgtacccctgatttcaagcgatgcggtggaggcgagcgcaatcTGGAAGTGCTTCAAGGAAGCGGGCACGCCGCTTGGTGGACTCCCAGATACTTACACGCTGCACTGCGCAAGTGCTGGACGTCGTCTCCAGTCTATTAATTGTAGAAaggctggaaaaggggtttgtttgagatgtcgcgtaacataattatgttttctcgtatattcaaatttcaATCCGAGAGCTAtggtgtctgtaggttgtgtgtaagttgtagtttacgatttttctacgtattttagcttgagaaattcaattatttcagtcaaTTCTTTGCCtcacatggaaggcctgggtatgtgtggttcgaaaatctttttcacGAAACGACGTTCGAAAGCGGATTTTCCgcaacacgggctccttaacgttaACGCGGCAAACTGTTGTCCGATGCATCCCCGCGCTGTGTGGTGCCGCGGTTATAAAGGAAAGCGACTGGTCCTCCGCCTGACATGATATCGCAGCCGTTCATCTACAGATATGCTTGGGCAGCGACAACGTGCTGCAGATTCTCGAGGCAGCCGACTACCTGATGATGGACGAGGCGCGGGACAAGTGCCTGCAATACCTAATCGGGGAGACGCGCCAGGACAACTGCCTCGGCTTTGCCGCGCTGGCGAAACCACACTACGCGCCTTTCTTCAAGGAGGCGCTGTTGAAATTCATACGGGAGCACTTCGATGAGGTGAGCCGGAGGCATTGTGACATCCCTTCCACTCGCCGTGtacgcaatgtttctttttttttttcttgcgctgctttTCCGTAGtggtaaagaagaaaaagatgaaaaaaaaaaggcggcaaTTGTACTTCGGGCAAATCGTACGCTCTGCTAATATAGTGATGCTCGAGCACGCTTCAGAATGCAGTGTATCGCAACATACGAACACTTTGCTGAAACCGCTACCATCTTTGACGAAATGTTCGGCTTGCAGCGCGTTCTGCTATAGCGAAACTCTTTCATCGTTGCTATAGCAACGGTGTAAGGGTATCATATCTTGTCGCGTAAGTTTGTAATGCCTGCAGGAAATATTTACCATGAACGCGCGCTTTTGAGGCGGGAATTCAATACTGTTTGCAAAGAAACGCAGCTAGCATGACAGACTTCACTGTATATACATATTTCATTCCTCTGCAATTGTAATGACTCACTAGAAAACACGTATGGCATGATCCTGCTACCTTGATTTGCATTGAAAGCGACTGTATAGatacttaaaattaaattatgtaaaCTTTGGATATTTATTGGTCGTCTGTCCTAATTCGTGACTCAGGGTTTAACGTCAGGAGAAATTAAGAAGGAATGTAGAGGTGCTGtaaactgtaaaata
Protein-coding sequences here:
- the LOC142578483 gene encoding kelch-like protein 17, encoding MATTDCVVRTADGGEFPAHRALLAATSGYFRAAFSGASRDVMLDGVSALVFEELLYFLYTDSICLGSDNVLQILEAADYLMMDEARDKCLQYLIGETRQDNCLGFAALAKPHYAPFFKEALLKFIREHFDEVWRHSDEFLHTRPELLCEVLSSDELNVRNEADLLRALDRWTSSATDEDLTALPALLQCVRVGLCSQS